The Hypnocyclicus thermotrophus genomic sequence ATAAGTCCTAATGATATTTTTGACATATCTCCCTCCTAGTAAATTTTATTTTAAAAAATTTGCTACTCCTACTAAAATCATTTGTGCTGACATAGCTGATAAAATAAGTCCTGTAAGTTTTATTAATATATTTAATCCTTTTTGCTTTAATAACTTCTCTATTATATTACTTATATATAATAATATTCCTAATGATACAATTGATAAAATCAATGATATAAATAATAATATTTTTTCACTATATTTTGTAATTTCTGCTCCCATTACAAGTAAAGTTCCTACAGTAGCAGGCCCTACTGCTACTGGAATAGCTAACGGTACTACTGCTATATCTTCTGTTTCTGTATTTGGAGTTTCTATATTTCCCTTTACTAAATTAATTGAAGATAATAAAAGAAGTATTCCAGCTCCTACTCTAAATGAATCTACTGTTATTCCAAATAATTTAAATATTGCATTTCCTGCAATTAATAAAATAACTGTAGTTATAGTTATTGCTATTGTTACTTTTACTGCTAATGCTTTTCTATCATGTTTAGTCCATTTACTTGTTAGTGATAAAAAAGTTGATAAAATAAAAAAAGGTGTTAATATAAAAAACAATTTTAAGTAATTTTCAATTATAATTCTAAACACTTTTCCTCCTTAAATATAAATATTCATATTTTATAAAAATATCTCTTGTTGTCGTAATTACTTAATTTCATTTGATTTTACAAAAAAATAAGAGGCTTATTTTGCCTCAATTAAAAATAGCTTATCTCCTTTTTTTACTGCTTGTCCATCTTCTATAAGAATTTTTACTATTTTTCCTGATATATTTGATTTTACTTCATTCATTAGTTTCATGGCTTCAACAATACAAAGTGTATCGCCTTCTTTTACTATATCCCCCTCTTTTACAAATGGTGCTGCTCCTGGAGAAGGTGCTTTATAAAAAGTTCCTACCATTGGAGATATTATTTCATCATAATTTTCATTATCTTGATCAAGTATTTCTTCTGTTTCTAGGTCATAATTTGTGACTTCTTCTACATATTCAACTTTCTGTGGTACAACTGTCTTTACTACCTCAGAACTACCTCTTTTTAATATTACTTTTGCTTCCTCTGTTTCTAGAATAAATTCAGAAATATTATTTTTTTCCACACTTTTAGCTAGTTCTTTTAAATTTTCAACAGTAATTTTCATAAAAATCCTCCGTTTTAGTTATTTCCAATTATCCTTAAATCTTTCACTCCTTTTATACCTCTTATTTCTTCAAGAGTTATTTCAATATCACGAAGTTTTTCCTCTCTTGCTTGTAGAGATATAGTGGCAGCTGCTAGATTGTCTATTGGTATATTTTGAATAATTGTTAAAATATTCAAATTTGATTCTGCTATTGCATCAAGTATTTTTGATAAAATACCTGGATGATCATCCATAAGTAAATAAAGATTAAAAACTGTATCTCTTCCACTTTCAAAAAATGGTCTAATATAATCTTTATATTTATAATACGTACTTCTACTTATACCAACTCTTTGAATAGCTTCATATTTAGATATTCTTTCACTTTGAATAAGATCATTTACTTCTATAACTTTTTGAATAGAAGTAGGAAGTATCTCTCTATCTACAATAAAATATTCTTTTTTATTTTTCATCATATCACCCTATAGTATTATTTTTTAATACAATACTATCATTTTTTTAATATTTTTTCAAGCTTTTATACATTAAATAAAAATTCCATTAAATCTCCATCTTGTACAATGTATTCTTTTCCTTCTATTCTAAGAACTCCTGCTTCTTGAGCTCCTTTCCAACCTTTATTTTTTATAAAATCATCATATGCTACTACTTTTGCCCTAATAAAACCTTTTTCAAAATCTGTATGTATTTCTGAAGCCGCTTTTGGAGCTGTTGCACCTATTTTTATAGTCCATGCTCTCACTTCTTTTACTCCTGCTGTAAAATATGTTTGAAGTCCTAAAAGTTTATATCCTGCTTTTATTAGTCTATTAAGTCCTGCTTCTTCTACTCCTAATTCTTCTAAAAACATTTGTTTATCTTCTTCTTCCATTTCTGCTAATTCTGCTTCTACTTTTGCAGATACTATAACTACCTCTGAATTCAGAGCTTTTGCATATTCTTTTACTTTATCTACATATTTATTTCCAGTAGCTAAGTCATCTTCTGATACATTGGCAGCAAACATCATTGGCTTTAAAGTTAAAAATTGATATACTTTTATTAAATTATATTCTTCTTCTGTTAATTCAAGTGTTTTTAATAACTGAAAATTTTCTAAATGATTTTTACATTTTTCTAATATTGGCATTATTTGAAGTGCTTCTTTATTTTTAGCTCTTACTAATTTACCATATTTAGTAATTGCTCTTTCTACAGCCTCTAAATCAGATAATATCAATTCTGTGTTTATTACTTCTATATCTCTAATAGGATCTACACTTCCATCTACATGTACTACATTTCCATCATCAAAACATCTTACAACTTGACAAATTGCAGCAGTATTTCTTATATTACTTAAAAACTGATTTCCTAGTCCTTCTCCTTTTGATGCACCTTTTACAAGTCCTGCTATATCTACAAACTCAACTGTTGCATTTACTACTCTTTGTGGATTTATAATTTTAGCTAATTCTTCCATTCTTTCATCAGGTACAGTTACCATTCCTACATTGGGCTCTATTGTACAAAATGGATAATTTGCAGCTTCTGCTGCTCCAGCTTTTGTTATTGCGTTAAAAAGTGTTGATTTTCCTACATTGGGCAATCCAACTATTCCAATACCTATCATTACTTATTTTTCCTCCTAATTTTTTAAAATTACACTAAATATTATCATAAAACACTCTTTTTTGCAATTAATTAAAAAAGTTATATCTAATTATTAGATATAACTTTATTTCTTTTTAAATTTATTAAACAGTCCTGATAATCCTGATATTTCTTTTGGTGTTTCTGCTGCTTTTCTATTTTCTGCTTGAATTTCCTCATAAACTTCTGCTCTGTGTACACTTACACTTCTTGGAGCTTTTATACCTAATTTTACTTGATCTCCCTTTATATCTACTACAATTACTTCTATATCGTCACCTATAATTATACTCTCATTTTTTTTCCTTGATAATACTAACATATCTCCTCCTACCCTAAATATTTCTGCATTTCTTCTAAAATATAGTGCTTCAACTTATGTTTTGGATTAGTTGAAATCACTTGTTTACCTATTTTTTTCTTAGTATTTATAACTATAGGTCCTTGAAGATTTGCAGTCATTTTTGAAGGATCCTCTGGCACTACTACAATAGCAAATATATCAGAATCTTCTGGCGCTTCTAAATCTAACTCTTCTGCATCTTTATCAGCTAGATTTAAACTGTAATTAGGATTAAATTCAAAAGGTCTAATTATAACAAAAGCAAGTTCTGGATCATCTATAGCTAAGAGCCACATTAATGGATTATTTTCTTCTATATTTAATATAGTAAATCTTTTTATAT encodes the following:
- a CDS encoding MarC family protein, which gives rise to MFRIIIENYLKLFFILTPFFILSTFLSLTSKWTKHDRKALAVKVTIAITITTVILLIAGNAIFKLFGITVDSFRVGAGILLLLSSINLVKGNIETPNTETEDIAVVPLAIPVAVGPATVGTLLVMGAEITKYSEKILLFISLILSIVSLGILLYISNIIEKLLKQKGLNILIKLTGLILSAMSAQMILVGVANFLK
- the accB gene encoding acetyl-CoA carboxylase biotin carboxyl carrier protein, whose translation is MKITVENLKELAKSVEKNNISEFILETEEAKVILKRGSSEVVKTVVPQKVEYVEEVTNYDLETEEILDQDNENYDEIISPMVGTFYKAPSPGAAPFVKEGDIVKEGDTLCIVEAMKLMNEVKSNISGKIVKILIEDGQAVKKGDKLFLIEAK
- a CDS encoding ACT domain-containing protein — protein: MKNKKEYFIVDREILPTSIQKVIEVNDLIQSERISKYEAIQRVGISRSTYYKYKDYIRPFFESGRDTVFNLYLLMDDHPGILSKILDAIAESNLNILTIIQNIPIDNLAAATISLQAREEKLRDIEITLEEIRGIKGVKDLRIIGNN
- the ychF gene encoding redox-regulated ATPase YchF yields the protein MIGIGIVGLPNVGKSTLFNAITKAGAAEAANYPFCTIEPNVGMVTVPDERMEELAKIINPQRVVNATVEFVDIAGLVKGASKGEGLGNQFLSNIRNTAAICQVVRCFDDGNVVHVDGSVDPIRDIEVINTELILSDLEAVERAITKYGKLVRAKNKEALQIMPILEKCKNHLENFQLLKTLELTEEEYNLIKVYQFLTLKPMMFAANVSEDDLATGNKYVDKVKEYAKALNSEVVIVSAKVEAELAEMEEEDKQMFLEELGVEEAGLNRLIKAGYKLLGLQTYFTAGVKEVRAWTIKIGATAPKAASEIHTDFEKGFIRAKVVAYDDFIKNKGWKGAQEAGVLRIEGKEYIVQDGDLMEFLFNV
- the csrA gene encoding carbon storage regulator CsrA, which gives rise to MLVLSRKKNESIIIGDDIEVIVVDIKGDQVKLGIKAPRSVSVHRAEVYEEIQAENRKAAETPKEISGLSGLFNKFKKK
- the fliW gene encoding flagellar assembly protein FliW; the protein is MKLNTSRFGEIEILEDDIVIFKDGIFGFENIKRFTILNIEENNPLMWLLAIDDPELAFVIIRPFEFNPNYSLNLADKDAEELDLEAPEDSDIFAIVVVPEDPSKMTANLQGPIVINTKKKIGKQVISTNPKHKLKHYILEEMQKYLG